The Citrus sinensis cultivar Valencia sweet orange chromosome 4, DVS_A1.0, whole genome shotgun sequence DNA segment TGTTTTCGAGCCGCAAATAAGGTACGAATCAGATTATTTCCGTGCATGTCAAATTTGTTAGCTGAAATTAGGagatttggttaaaaaaagaataatgggTCTCGAAaattttttgagaattttttttttcttccattttttttccgTCGATTAGTGTTAGTTGTAGGTTAATGATTGCTGCAAATGCATGTTCACTTGTGATTGATTGAAAATGGCTCTGAAAACTTTTTATTCGTTTAAGGTACTGTTGCTGATTGTTGAACATGGATTCATGCCAGTCTTTGTTAATTTAAAGATTGGATTATTTTTTAGGAGATTCGCAAAACCTTCTCTGCTCTAGATTTGGCTTCTGGCATACCTGGTTGGTTGGAGATAATTGTTTATATAATCGCTGCTGCCTATATTATTCAAGAAGATTAGGCAATGTACTGGGTTAGAGATTGGTAGAACTTTGGAAGATTGGTTGTAGATGCAGCCTGGTTGTGTTGTCAAATAATGTGATATGTCAAATCTGTTTTCTTTGGCCTAACAACCTAGAATCTGAGCTATGTCGCCATACAAAGTCCTGACATAATCAAGCTTGTTAGCCAATGTCCAAAATTGCAGTGTCTTTGGATAATTTCTGTCTTATTTGTTCGagttataaatgaaaatttcagtGTATTTGGATATCCATACTAAATGTTGAAGTTTTTGACAAGAGTGGACCCCAAATTCAAGGCCAATGCTCCCTGTTGAGACGCTTTACATATATAGGATTGTCGTTGGGCAAAGGATTGATATGCTTGGTTTTGTTTGGAATATGGACGAAGATTTTGCATCGAGACTTTCCTGACAGATCATTTTGCAAATCAAGCTCCAAGTAGCTATCTTCAGACTCTTGGATATATATAAAGCAGGTTCATGCTGTATATGTGACTCATTGTatcatgattatttttctattgctTATTGCAATTGTAGTCCGTGATGAAGTTGGGGAAAACTTATTAAGGGTATATAGATGCTCGAAATCTCAATTGCCATTCATTTTACACTTGGCTGAGCTATAGCATACCAGCTAACGATTAATAAAGAAGGTATGAAGCTCCTGTTGCTGGTGGTATTATCAATCAAAGTTGTTATTTTACTTAGGCATAGTTACCATGTATACAATTTGCAGActtttttcatgtttacgCATTCGAtcatctttttgttaagcTAGTGATGGTCGATTTGTGTATTCATTTGTATCACTTGTAGCCCTAtaggaataaaatttaaaattctattgCATCTCCTGTACCAAATACtaatttgttatatttggGGAAATGGCTTCATCATCTTATTTCTTTGACGTGAATAGTGTAACATTCTCTAAATTCAAAAGTATTTCTATCACTTGTGTAAAAAACAACCTACTTTTTTTACTCttcttatattaaataaagcaaaatctTCACCAAGATTGAAAGAAATTTGATGCAGAAAGCAAAGCAATGAGGCAAAGTGCAAAAAAGCTTCCTTCTAATTCTGCGATATTTGActcaaatcttttctttatttcattcaTCAAAGTCATTTTGGAAAGTAGTAGGGATGATTTGgtattttaattgtattcGCCTTCCCTGGCGCCAGAACAAACGTGCTTAGTACGAaccaacaattttttatttgtcattttagCATGCAACAAACGGTCAAATTAACAGTATACTAACGTCGGGGgaagtttttgaaaatagaCGAATACAATCTATCAAACTGAAAATATGCCAAATCTCAGGGGAGGTTTCTGATAATTGCCCTTTTATATTATGTTGCGGTGCTGTTGGTGGCTTACCCTACTGCAAAGTTAGCGACTCAATACACACCAAAGGGTTTTGTGGGCTCCAGCCCATTTTTATCGGGCCAGGACTCACATTAAAACATGGATCAACTCGTTTCAATTATTGGTCTTAGAGCATGCTATAGCCCCCACATCTTATCTCATGCAACccctgttaatttcaaaattactagtaaaggACACAACACAAGCTATATGGAAGAAAATTTTCCAGGACTATTACGAGTACAAAGAGGTTCATTACACGTATTGATATACGAGAAGGAAAATATTGTACTGTAATATCGTGGAAGATATCTCTACCAAAATAATGTACTGTAATATCATCAAAGATATCTCCGCCAAATATGCACGCAGTATACGAGAGCAAATTCTTACATAGCTTGGATATGTGATGGAAAGAACCTGAATTTTggttttcaatttgaaaagaaacacGAAAGATTTTCAAACAGCTCCAACACgcaacaaacaaaaaagagtcgaaaattatcattaaccGTTGAAAATTTGGATTTAGAGAGAACATTCCATGAACTTACTAAAATTGGGGTCTTAGTTTCTCACAAGCAACTATATCTTCGTACGGTAGATTGAATacattaaagatataatatcgGTCATACAACAAGCAAATCATGTTATGACATGTGTGCATTTACTTTGACAAACCTTCATTTAAATTgtggttatattaaatttaaatgcatACGTCATATATACATTAATTGATTCTATTATCTGTGATGTATTTTAGGATTTCTTCAAAAGAAGAATAAGTTTACTAGaaacacttttaaaaaaaaaaaaaaacttgcgTAACTAAAGAAATTAGAGTTTAACATCTTTACCCAAAAGCTTCAAGCTAAATACAAGCACCAAcagaatatttataaatgattaaaCAATCACATAAACGCAAAAAACTtcaaatcaattgaattttattttcatttatttatttattgactcACGCACTCATTAAAACTCGATTCACTAATTAAAACTCGAATCTAGAATCTAGAATCTGAGTACTAAAAAATCGCAGTGAAAATAAACCTCATCCTTGGCTTCAGATCAATGGATAAACACCAGTAAAactcaaaaaatcaaaagtaaagCCAAATCACAAAGTCCAATGTTTAATCATGTAAAGAAGAATGGGAAAAGCCACCAGTTGGGGTAAAATAGTTTCTTCACTTCTTTCTTGTGCCATTGGTCTTTGGAAAATGACTGTTTGTAATGATTGTATTTGATTCctgttatcaaaattttagacGATTAATTTACACGCCACGATTtagaaaatcattgaaaaattatatgatttaattattcacataAACGAACATTAATCATCGGCAAGAATCAAAATATTGCCGTGTATGGATGGatgtagaataattttttattttatgcttgTCAAGATGTCATGTgggataagaaaaaaaaatgtacgaTTGGCTTATGATCGTCATTCAgcaataattgttttaattattaaaattccaaAGAGTGAAAACTATCTAATTATTAGGGTGGGGttagtattatttttcaattggtattttttatccttatttttagagaaggaaaatgatgtttttgaTGTGatgtttttaaaagttaaaatgaatttgggaatttattttaaaatagtagataaaaaatgaaaacaaaaatgatttatatttatatatatatatatatatatatataaaatttattttgtgggCCCATTTGCACTCTCAATAGagaatgaaatttaaagaacacCGGCATTctctaattttctttgtaaaatttaaagaacaaaaatgatttgttttccaataTTGTAGCGGTTTCTTAAAGAATGAGCccactaaataaattatatatatatatattatttatttatttatttagaaagtATCAAAAGTGGTACCAGACGCACCCttaattttcaaacataaaataactcttcttttaagttttgttCGATTGGCTTTCAAGTTattcatcaaaatttaaattatataatgttCTAATTAATAacgaataaattaatttaagtaattttgttCATATCTATATAATACATggtttagaaattttaaatttttaaataatatatcattgtagggatttcttttttctttttttatataatatctaAACGATGGTCAAAGCATTATTGAAAAACTCtttaattgagattttattatttatttaaaaagtcacataaaaaaaattttaaaatattttttaaaataaagttatttttttaatattaaaagataGAAATactaattcatttaattagagagtcttttgaacttttaatttaatattatattattttttcttattattaagtgttgtaattactattattttaattaaaataatataaatttatttttatttaaagaattttttaagagatgatttttttttatttactacataaataaatatttaaagaattaaattaaaatattgattcgGTGATTCTCTAATTTGTCATGTGTCAATGTGCATAAACAAAACATTTTCCTTCTACAGACGACAGACGACAGACGACAGACGACAGTGTAAAAGAAGCTTTAGCTTCCACTGTTGCACATGGACCGATGGGCGGGCAGCGTGAGCGGCAAGCTCTCGAACGGCTAATTGCTCATTTTGGAATCTCgccctttttttatttttctccctATCCTTCCCGGAAACCAATTAAAAGCTCAAATGTGACTTAACAGAAGGCCCCACGATTCTCATCTCTCCACTGATTCCTGATCCTCTTCATTGCCTTGGGCCTCTGCacccttattattttatcatttcttcctttcttttcaCTTCCTTGATGTGGGAAagagagataaaaattaattaaacgtCAGTCCACCGTATCAACAAAGTGACGACCCTCGAGTCTTTGACGCATTATTAAATGCTGTAGCTCTCAACTCTCCCTGGCAACAGCGTCACACAGTCTTTTGAACACTACTCCTCCGGTTTTCGTCTCTGCTTCCCAAGAAACAAGCCCATAACGAAGATGGGTCTTGTTGTTGCTCATCTGTTGTTGGCCTCCGTTATGTTCTTCTCTATTGGAAGtaagtttgttttttaaatctcaaaacaaaatgcaatAATCATCATATGGCGTTTatattcatcttcttcttcttttttctggAAATGTGTGTGTTTCAGGTGCAGAGATGTCAAGCAAAGTGGGGGTATGCTACGGTCAGCTGGGGAACAACCTTCCATCGCCACAGGAGTCGGTGGAACTCATGATCAAATCTCTGAAAGCAACACGGGTCAAAATCTACGATGCCAATCCGAAGATCCTGAAAGCCCTGAAGAACACAGACATCCAAGTGTCCATCATGGTTCCGAAtgaaatcatcaacaacatTTCCTTAAGCAGCCAATCCCTCTCCGACCAGTGGGTCCGAACCAACGTCCTCCCTTATCTCCCCGGTACCAAAATCCGATATCTCCTCGTCGGCAACGAGATCCTTAGCCTCCCCGATAAGTCAATCTGGCCCAACCTCGTACCGGCCATGCGTAAAATCAGAAAATCCCTGAAAACCCTCGGTGCCCGCAAGATCAAAGTCGGTACCCCCTCCGCTATGGATGTCCTGCAGTCGTCGTTTCCCCCTTCCAACGGCACATTTCGGTCCGATATCTCGGAATCGGTCATGCGGCCGATGTTGCATTTCTTGAACCGGACGAAATCGTTTTTCTTCGTGGATGCTTACACGTTCTTCCCTTGGTCGTCGGATCCGAAGAACATTCATCTTGATTACGCGCTTCTGGAGTCCACTAATATCACCTACACCGACCCGGTCACGAAATTGACCTACACGAACCTTTTCGACCAGATGCTAGACGCCGTCGTTTTTGCCATGAAGAAGCTCGGGTACCCGGACATCCGGATTTTCATCGCCGAAACGGGTTGGCCCAATGGAGGAGACTACGACCAGATTGGAGCCAATATTTACAATGCCGCCACCTACAACCGGAATATTGTCAAAAAGCTTACAGCAAAACGGGCCATTGGCACCCCGGCCCGACCCGGATGGGTTTTGCCTTCTTTTATCTTTGCTCTGTACAACGAGAATCAGAAACCGGGCCCGGGTACGGAGAGGCATTTCGGGCTATTGTATCCAAACGGGTCGCACGTGTATGAGATTGATTTGAGCGGAAATGCACCGGAGAAGGAGTACGAGCCGCTGCCGAAGCCGACCAATAACGAGCCGTATAAGGGGAAGATATGGTGCGTGGCAGCTAAAGTAGCCAACACTACTGCATTGTCATCGGCTCTTTCTTATGCCTGCTCGCAGGGGAATAAAACCTGTGACCCGATCCAACCGGGTAAACCTTGTGCTAAACCCGGTTCGTTGGTGTGGAAAGCAAGTTATGCCTTCAGCTCCTATTGGTCTCAGTTTAGGAAACTTGGTGGGACCTGTTACTTCAATGGGCTCGCCACACAGACCATTAAAGATCcaagtaatttcaatttcttattcttttatctatttttaaccctgaaaattattaaatagataaaattaatggtctctctgttttttttttttccaatatatTTTCAGGTCATGGATCCTGCAAGTTCCCAAGTGTGACCCTTTGAGATATTATGCCATGGATGCTTGGGGATCTACCCCTCAGTGATGTTGATGAATAAGTAGAGCATTGATTCATTGACTTATTTATTAGACTAGTGATTTGCTGATTTGGGgtgccattttttcttttttccccttcaattattctaatttaacaTCAAAATAAGATTATCAATTCTTTTGTCTATGATCTATTGATGTAACCATGCTTTGGAAAACATAAGAGAATGGGCACCCAAATCAATTTCCATCATGtactatttttgttaaattgcCTTATGAAGAGGGCCTATTCAGAATTCAACGGCTACATGAGGTCATGGAGTCGAGCAATGGCCATCGTTCTATTGCTGGTCccattgttttattattatttcccGGGTTATTTATCGTCAGCCCCCACATGTTTCGACAATTAGCACCGCGCACCCATAAGTTTCGACCATGTGCACCCAACCCCCATTTCCGTAAAAAAATCAGTTAATTCTAACTGGTTAAATAGTTATTAACCTAAAAGACCATACTACCCctaatttgaattgaattgagttttttttttggataaaaaagtAAGCCTTTCCATTAAATACTCGAAATCATATACAACACATCAGAAATTCATCCAACCAAATCATATATGTCATCTTTTGCAGAGCCGATTTCACTAAAGCATGAGCTGCACCATTGTAAATTCTAGCAGTGTGCTGAGCTCTGAAATTCTGGAAACTATTCTTCATTTCCAGAATTTCAGAGATCATCCAAGAGATTTCAGCCATGCTGCTACATCTACTGTTTACAAGCTCTACAACCTCAAGACAATCAGACTCAAGTAACACCGAGGATCCTCCTGCTCTTAGAGCCACATGCATTCCCCATTTCATGGCTGCAGCTTCAGCCATTGCTACATTGCCAAAATATTTGGCAAAAATACCTCTTacagattataaaatttacattaagaaataaaaattaattata contains these protein-coding regions:
- the LOC102613393 gene encoding probable glucan endo-1,3-beta-glucosidase A6, with the protein product MGLVVAHLLLASVMFFSIGSAEMSSKVGVCYGQLGNNLPSPQESVELMIKSLKATRVKIYDANPKILKALKNTDIQVSIMVPNEIINNISLSSQSLSDQWVRTNVLPYLPGTKIRYLLVGNEILSLPDKSIWPNLVPAMRKIRKSLKTLGARKIKVGTPSAMDVLQSSFPPSNGTFRSDISESVMRPMLHFLNRTKSFFFVDAYTFFPWSSDPKNIHLDYALLESTNITYTDPVTKLTYTNLFDQMLDAVVFAMKKLGYPDIRIFIAETGWPNGGDYDQIGANIYNAATYNRNIVKKLTAKRAIGTPARPGWVLPSFIFALYNENQKPGPGTERHFGLLYPNGSHVYEIDLSGNAPEKEYEPLPKPTNNEPYKGKIWCVAAKVANTTALSSALSYACSQGNKTCDPIQPGKPCAKPGSLVWKASYAFSSYWSQFRKLGGTCYFNGLATQTIKDPSHGSCKFPSVTL